The following is a genomic window from Apis cerana isolate GH-2021 linkage group LG6, AcerK_1.0, whole genome shotgun sequence.
aaACTGAAATTAATGAACTCCATGAAAAAAAtccaagatataaaaaaacaatataaaattcctATAAACTAAACTTCCTATAAACTATAAACatcctattatttattttattctaaaaatcacgatctattaatatttacatacaatGATCTTTCGATTCATATTGAAATTACGTAagcgttataaaaaatttataattcaacatTCCACATTTAAAACGATTGAAaatccaaagaaaaaaatctataaaagagagcacgaatttttaaaatttattactgatgaaattaattttatttccggTACGATCATCGCGTGATGACGTCTAGCTATTAATAAAGACAGctaattttatcattgattGGTCATATCGATTAATCACCCAAAGTATCTCAGTGTCTCATCGGTCGAACGTTCAAGGGAATGTCCTgtgatctatatatttatttatacggaagagtaaataaaaaatcacggATTACACGCGTGATCGAACgcgaatacttttatttttcttggcTTAAGTCTCTTTGAAACTTATATTTGATATCAAATGATCGATATATTCTACTTTTTACTATGAAACTCACGTGctacaaagaaagaaataatatttttcttattattatcttattattatcttctaatatataatctaatgatatattcttattattgtcttataaaaaacaaaataatatttataaaaaaatgattgtataattatatttgaaaatatgaaaatatgaaatcattaaaaataacaaaatattgtagtgaagaaagaaatgttaaaatcTATGTAAAAATGCTATGAGAAATAAGAcagaaaaatgattaaaactaacatatccttttatttttatttgtaaaataatttgcaaaaaatatgaattttatcatctaattattctaaaaaatatttctttaaaaagattattgataaaacttttaattataaaataatgatttataataaacatatacctatattatctatctatattattgaataaatataaataacaaaaaatatatatattacatttttaaagaaataatatcattattactgcaacttttaattgaaaagaataccACATTACTTCCATAAGAAAATCAACGAAATATGAAACGAAATCTTAAACAATGTCGTCACGTTTTGGGTCAATAATTGAGCTGAATATCGCATGCACAAACAGTGCGCAATCCTACTATTAATAAACGTCGTTCAACACCGATCAGTCACGATCTAATTATTAGTCGAGAGGTGCTGATTGGCCGTTCCCAATGTAGCAATCATAAGAAAAAGCTACAAAAGATAGCATCGCGTTTGACCGGCCCAATTTTTCTTAACCGTTTCGTTGCAAGTGTCACCTCCGATTGTACGACTATGAAAGACACGTGAGTAAAATATCTACGAATTTCCCACAACGAGGAAATCCTATATCTAACACCCTTAGCTCGAAGTACAACATGCAATCCTTTTTATTCAAGGTAGATGTTGGATGAAACATTAACAATACCcacacaaaaaatttatatccctcaaagtaaaaatttcgaagaaatttagaaGGAATTTATCGGTGGTCAATATTTCCTAAAGAAGATccatatttctattatcataataagaCAGAactgagaaaaagaaaaatcgaaatacattattatacgaaaaattatttcattcgtaaaaaaagagTCAAAAATTTCAGTGCAGAGAACAATACATCTCTGCCAAAAACCAAAAATTCTCGCAAAAAAATCtacttaaagaaaataataaaaaaaaaaaccaacgaATCTAAAAACTaaagtttagaaaaataagaaggaaaaatggCAAGCTACATGCCCCCGTTGCACGTTCCCTTGGAGACAAAATGGAAGCATTGGCCCACTTATATCTACGATAAGAACTACGGTTATGGGATCAATTACTATCAACCGTTGCTGGATCACATCGATCGTGAAGGTCGACCCTCGTCGTTACCAAGATATCGCAGGAGATCGGAACCACCGGAATTACCATGGTCGGATGGAAGGCTTTTATGGGAGGACAAACCCGTGGAACCGTATTCGAGACACGAACTGATCAAGCGGGCAATCGACGCGGAAGACGAGGCCAGGGATCATCTAACCCATTTCAAGGTACGAATCGAGATAGGAGAGCGAAAGTCGGGACAGAGTCGAGCGTGGAAAAGCAGTTAGACGCCACCACGACTGCTTGACCTTTTCCTCCGCTAAATTTGGCGCCACGAAAGGGGCTGTTCCAATATGAACGCTCTTTGTACGAAAACGGATGCCTCGCGAGACTGTTGTCGGCTTTTGGACGGATCTTTGTCGGTCGAATGTAGAAATTCGAGAGGAAAGTCATGATCGCTCTGAGAATCGATCTTATTATCTTgactatactatactatacgtaattttgaaatatatctcaaaatatgtttatcattataacatattgtaataataaataatatcattacgacaatgtaataatatcaatacatcatctattattttaacgtattgaagatgaagaaaattgaattatatctacaaatatttatattgcaaaatatccataaaatttctaattgatttatatataataaatttcttattaaatggAACTTTggtttgaaattgataaaatgaaatttaaagatcGAAAAGTTTTggttaaattttcttgatattttttaaaaggatGTTAGACAAtgcaaataaagaatttaaaataaaataaatggcaatgaaagttaatttattttcggaTATTAAGATATCTATGAGTgttgcaaatttataatttaagttaattttatcttattatgaaatttgttaACATCCTTAACGtccaacgattaaaaaattaatatttttaaaatgttaagcaatatttatttcaatttaaattcataaagttattttattgttttatttatccaatctgaagctaaaaataaaaaatcaattttcgccTAATAtctttacttaaaaatatatatataatttatacatatatataatatatctttgatataaaatattaatttcatgatGCTACTttccttaaatttaaaacattaaaatttttatagtcaggaattttctgattaatattctgattaattataaaattagcctatttttcatctaataaaaaattatctaattaaaaaattatatattattaatgaaatgatttaattttataaaaaggaatataaacataatgagataatttaaaaaaaaatatattgaaattcatttgatgaatataaaagttatatttaataattataaattttatggatattttgcaatataaatatttgtagatagaatttaatttcctcAATATATCTtcgaattgttaaaataaaaatgaagatctattgtaataatatactattaatacaatatgttgtaatgataatacatattttcaaaattatatataatcaagttAACAATTGGCACTAtctgtgaaataaataaaattattgtttttctgCCATTATTTCCAAACACAcgagttaatattaaaatttttttttataattaatttcttcaacaATACATCTATTTTTcagcttaaaaataataatatcattaaaaatagatgaaaCTCTAAGGAgtataatttactatattcTATACATGTCGAAACAAGCTTCCTcgttactattttaaattcttattgttaatatccaaaaataaattacttatacttatattcaagcaatatcaaaatataatctcttataaaatgaatccaaaatgataaaaaattttaaaaaataaacggaaaaataaaattcttcccattggtattaaaaaataccaatcggaaatatttctcgaagcATAGAATCATTTCGAAACACGAATCGATCAGAGCCGATCAAACTTTCCAAGACAATTCTATAATCCGCTCCAATAACCCGTGACGCTCAATGATCGCCCCACTGTCACCGAATCTTAATTTAACACTGCAGCCATTGGCAGTGAGTCTCCGGCGTAAAACGAAATCGGTTGCGTTTTAGAAAGCGGGAATTCCTAAATCTCATTGTTATTAATACCGTCCAACAGTCTGAATCCGAATAGATTCAAAATCGGCGCGgaaggaaacaaaaatatcccCCGGAAGCGATCATCTGGCACCCCTCCTTCCCTCCGGTCCCTTCCCCAGCCCCCTCGAATCCTCCTCGGCTAGAATGGAAGTAACAGAGACAAATCGGGACGCAACTCACGAGGGTGCCAAGTCTCAAGGCGCGTACATCGAAAAATCCATCTCACGTCCCGTGTGTCCCGGGGCTGGTAATCTAGCAGTCCGCTCGGATTGGCAGTCGTTCTCGAGTCTTTAGAGAGAGTCTATCGGGAGTGTGCATCGGTCACTTTCGAATTCTGGACCGCTGCGGCTAAGTTTAGGTCGAGCCTTCGAATCACGGAACGATCTTAAAGGGAAGGGTCGCATTCGCGAGAATTTCGTCGCTTTCGCTCTCCATCGCACAATTCGCCGTCCATCTTGGAGTGTCCAACGCGGGGGATTGACTCGCCACTTTCGCCTTCCCAAAGATAGCGAATCGGTCGGACTTCAGTTTGGCCAAAACTGCGCAAGCCAGCCACGTGACCAGAGAGGTGTTTCCGCGGAAATTGGAGGAGATCAAGTTGAAACCGTTACCTCTGCTCGTTGAGAGTGCTCGCGCCAAGGCTAGGGCTAGACAACTGCAGCGTGAAATGGCAGACATCGATTTCCAATCTCTGAGAGACGCTCGAACCCTCTCCGAGGTAGAGAACGCTTTGGAATTTGGGAAAAGTCTTCGAGGAAAATCGGCGAGAGCGATCGGATTCCATTTGACGGCCGAggcttataaaaatttgaacagGAGTAAGGAATTGGCCGATATCAGAAAATATCAGAAGGAGTGTGCCTCCTCGAGTTATTGCTGGGATACCAGGGAACATTTGAGGCACATAGAGGAGAGAACGAGGAATCTACTCGACGAGGACAGGCTCGCCGAACCATTGGACAGCCTGAGCAGGGAGCTGAAAGGATACGAGGAGAAGTCGAGCAGCTACTTCCTGGACAAGAGGTATCGACACCCGACCAGACCGAGACGATTGTACGGATGCCTGGGAATCAGGCCCGCTTAAAAGGATGGAAATTCTAGTAGATTAGATACCTAGCCGTGTGGGTAAGAGTAATGTGACACGGACCAATGGaaagaataaacaataaatatgagAGAATCGATTGAACTGTTTGATCCTCGGAAGTTTGTAGATTAGACGAGAAATTCCTATGAATAATGCAACTAGTTCGAGAAGAAAATCTTTAGATTAGattctttagaatttttttttccgattcgttgttcttttttatagaattttcgataaaattttgcttAGAATATCTGCAATTTTCATTTCCTTATGCACTTTTGCGTAGAACAGatcattttgttttcaaattttatgatttttacttttgatttTCATTCAAGTTggacgatttttaaattttatttagaactcTAAAATTCTACTCTAAATTATATACTGAAATAATCATCATTTTTCTCCAAGCATCGAATGAGAaacttcgaaatatatataattaaacgcaTTTTCCTTGTTACGTAAATACACTTTCCACTTGTGATAATACAGATGTTTATGCCATCCGTTGCCAAACTAACCATGCATCGAAACATCCAAGCTAACCCTGTATCGAAATAGGCAAAGCACGAAAAATACCTCGGTAATCTAACACTCGTTTCATTACTAAATACGTTACTGGTAAAATGTCAAATATCTCTAAACGTGTTAACCTTGAATGCTCAACGAGAGGATCGCTCCTCGCAAGACAAATAATACCAACGAACAAAAAGGTGTGGTATCTTTCGACGATTTGGAAAATCTTGGTGTTGTCACCTGGAAACAATAATACACCGTTGTGAAACCTTTTAAAAACGATTGAACCGGGTATTCATCATACGGTATCTTTatacgaaatgaaataaattagcaAACAGACAAGTATCGAGATCGAGCAGCTGAACGCACGCGTGGTCGAGGCGGAGACGAAATTGAAGACCGAGGTGCAGCGCGTGAAGAAGAAGTTACAGATCCAGATCACCGAATTGGAACTGTCTCTGGACGTTGCGAACAAGAACAACATCGATTTGCAGAAGACCATTAAGAAGCAATCGCTCACTTTGACCGTaagttgattatatattttcgttatttcatcGCCCATCTTAcagatacaaaataaaattagaaaataactaACATTTTTGCTCCTCTATACTTATTGCTATActgctatatattattactatattaagaATCGATATCGTATTAAGACTAATGACTAAGTGTCTTCTACGATCTAAGTTTATTTCTATAAGTAGATAAAAGTTTCATCAGGCTAATAAAACTGTTCgtgagatatattttattctaataaaatagataagatcaaaaatattgaatattcgatttaaaagaGGATGCGttcttcataatttataatacctaaatgaatttcattaaaaatatactttttaacattctttttgcctaaaaaaaaaaggaagaaaaatatcgaaatttcacgTATAACTATCCTctctaataagaaaatatcgaaattttacaCGAATCGATACAATTAGTcactttttctaattattctctaattttaatgattatttgttAAGCTAAACAAGTGCCATCAATTCAATTGCCATTTTCTTCGCGTACAATCAATGcagttgatatatttttaattaaatatttttgaatgtatGTGTGTTTATATCACTTTTGAAGTTCTGCCAAAATGATTGATTTCTAATTCGATACATAGGTCTATCACCCACCTGTGAATAATGACACCCTATCGAAAACTTGCGAATCATCCAAATATGGGTGACAGGTGGCAATCGGAAAAGATTGACAGTTTGGCAAGGAATTATGAATTTGAAACATTGTTTTGTAGGAACTCCAAGCCCACTACGATGAAGTTCAACGCCAACTACAGGTTACTCTGGACCAATTAGGCATCAGTCAACGGCGCTTGCAATCATTGACAGCCGAGCTCGAGGAAGTGCGCGGCAATTACGATTCTGtgagtttaatttattagaaaaatttaacatttcgttgtttaatgtgatattttgataatttcctAATATGAAAAGTATTACGATAATCTTATATcatatttcgttattatcattatttcattgtaaatataacGCAATACTAAATCATACACTTTCGCtatcaatttatcgatttgtagatcattataaattattttcatctctttttgcattgttaaattcaaattctttttctatctcttctaatttcatattttttaacacgatttaacttttctattatttaatttttctatattttctattctttttattatttctttgacaAAGAACATTATCTCTTTAAACTAAATAGTATAGGAAAGTAAATTAACACTGAATAAATGCAAAAGAACGAAACAACAGACTTTTACACCGTTTAAGTTTCAATGGCCAATTGATTTTAGACAGGCTAAAAATACTTTGAACGATCACGTTGAACggtaactttaaatattttaatcaatggaacaaaattttttattgactttttgttctatttattctatttttaaatcctGTAGTCggcattgaaaattaaaaaaaaaattttaaattattctaaaatcaacctattaatctttttcaataattaaattctaaactttcctaattcaattttcacgaAGTGAAGataattcatcaaatatattttttgcagaaatattttctaatttcaataagaaataaattctcaaattaatatcatgaaaaaaaaacaatctaaGGCCAGATGCAGATCAATGATGCAATCGTTAGGATTTTGCATCTATGATGCCGAACGATTCGacagatttatatttctaatgatGCAATGCACATAGCGTGCGACCTCGctgtcataaatataaaattatcgaattgcaCTACGTctcacatttaaaatataagacgtAATTACAACATATacgaatctaaaattaaagttatatcaatgacaaatcgatcgaattttatcttattatttatgttctcatctataaacataatttattcttttcttccatcTTCATCCTTATATCCAAAAGAGTAATTTCTTCAACAAAACTGTTTCTTTCAATTCAAGGAAGAACCtatctatttattcttttaatttaaatcctagcaatttttcatttttcaagacATATCTTTTACtcgttaaataaagttaaaaaactcTATTTCAAATAgccgttattaatattactaacgATTTCTcacgttaatttttaaaggcCCTCCGTGCAAAGAGAACTGTCGAGCAACAATACGAGGAATCGGTTAGCCGTATCAACGAGCTAACCACTATAAACGCGAATATCGTCACATCAAAAGCGAAACTTGAACAAGAACTATCTACCCTGGCTGGCGATTACGAGGAAGTGACTAAGGAGCTGAGAGTGAGCGACGAGAGATACCAACGGGTACAAACTGAACTGAAACATACCGTCGAGATTTTGCACGAGGAACAAGAGCGTATCGTAAAGATCGAGGCCATTAAGAAATCCCTCGAAATCGAAGTGAAAAACCTATCAGTGAGGTTGGAGGAAGTCGAAGCAAATGCTATCGTTGGTGGTAAGCGTATCATCAGCAAACTCGAGGCTAGGGTgagtttcaatttcttttcgtttttattattatcattattattataatatcatatcgcGTTATCAAATCTATTACTATTTCCactagatttaattaaaaaatgtaagaaataatgttttttaaacgaaCTATCTAGATATAAGCAAAGTACTAATGACGATAAAAGAGGGaagttttatgaataaaaattcataaaacgaagaattttGCAACAGatgttcaatttttcatcgtataaattcttaatatttctcgAAGAAGTTCTATTGTATaagtaaacaatataatactcCCTcagattttctttcaattgtttattaattatattaattcattcgaaattatcatttcatcgaCGTATAACATTTTTCTCACAGATTCGCGATTTGGAGTTAGAACTCGACGAAGAGAAGCGCCGACACTCCGAAACCGTGAAGATTCTTCGCAAGAAAGAACGCAACATCAAGGAGGTGATGATTCAGGTTGAAGAGGATGCGAAGAACATTGCATTGTTGCAAGAATCGTTGGACAAAGCATCCCAAAAAGTGAATCTCTACAAGAGGCAATTGCAAGAGCAAGAGGGCATGTCTCAACAGAGCGTGACCAGGGTCCGCCGATTCCAAAGAGAACTGGAAGCTGCTGAAGACCGAGCTGACACGGCTGAAAGCAATTTGACTCTGATCCGTGCAAAACACCGCAGTTTCGTCACCACATCTAGCGTGCCCGGTTCTCAGGTGTACCTCGTCCAGGAGACGAGGTCTGACCTGTAAAAACGCCACCACCATCGACACTCCACCCTTCGCCACTTCGAACGTCACCTTGTCGTCTTTAGAAACGTACgtctgattaatttaattaatcgtgatGGAAATTTGCTCTCAAAAGCATTAGCACTATATAACTTACAACATCCACTAtacaaattctaatttatctctttgataaataaaatatattctacagACAtactacatttattattattcagatgaacaattatatattattttatcattttattatttaattcctcCTTcagtcat
Proteins encoded in this region:
- the LOC107993997 gene encoding paramyosin, short form-like; translated protein: MASYMPPLHVPLETKWKHWPTYIYDKNYGYGINYYQPLLDHIDREGRPSSLPRYRRRSEPPELPWSDGRLLWEDKPVEPYSRHELIKRAIDAEDEARDHLTHFKIANRSDFSLAKTAQASHVTREVFPRKLEEIKLKPLPLLVESARAKARARQLQREMADIDFQSLRDARTLSEVENALEFGKSLRGKSARAIGFHLTAEAYKNLNRSKELADIRKYQKECASSSYCWDTREHLRHIEERTRNLLDEDRLAEPLDSLSRELKGYEEKSSSYFLDKRYRHPTRPRRLYGCLGIRPA